One window of Acidobacteriaceae bacterium genomic DNA carries:
- a CDS encoding ATP-binding protein, whose product MRRRSKRGPNDSESTGKIGQEIPTNQLAPLRPAYPDSSQTEPQTGLKAEPQPDVAAEMHGLQPGEATRDSGDASRHSDVAQSAAQAAEQQPQVEVETQPESLATPPAGPVAVPARSPRGYVVLTIGLPGSGKTTWYKRRGVTPLSSDMLRTILFDDITDQRYQGLVFSTLRSLLRARLIAKMPWNYVDATNLSPHERRQWIKMAKSFGYEVQAVFFDVPLSVCLERNAKRDRQVSDEVMHKMAERLRPPAFKEGFDKITVVRVKGAQANGSGEQASADSAQEPVEES is encoded by the coding sequence ATGAGAAGACGTTCCAAGCGTGGACCTAACGATTCCGAGTCCACGGGCAAGATTGGGCAAGAGATACCTACGAACCAGCTGGCGCCACTGCGGCCGGCCTACCCTGACTCATCGCAGACCGAGCCGCAGACCGGATTGAAAGCTGAACCGCAGCCGGATGTTGCGGCGGAGATGCATGGATTGCAGCCGGGCGAAGCGACTCGGGACAGTGGCGACGCGAGCCGGCACAGCGATGTGGCGCAGAGCGCCGCGCAGGCTGCTGAGCAGCAGCCGCAGGTCGAGGTAGAGACGCAGCCGGAGTCACTGGCAACGCCACCGGCAGGTCCGGTGGCCGTTCCTGCGAGATCGCCGCGAGGCTATGTGGTGCTGACAATCGGATTGCCGGGGTCCGGCAAGACGACCTGGTACAAGCGCCGTGGCGTGACGCCGCTCTCGAGCGACATGCTGCGCACGATTTTGTTCGACGACATCACGGACCAGCGCTACCAGGGGCTGGTGTTCAGCACGCTGCGCAGTCTGCTGCGCGCGCGTCTGATCGCCAAGATGCCGTGGAACTATGTGGACGCAACGAACCTGAGCCCGCATGAACGCCGCCAGTGGATCAAGATGGCGAAGAGCTTCGGGTACGAGGTGCAGGCGGTGTTCTTCGACGTGCCGCTGTCGGTGTGCCTGGAGCGGAACGCGAAGCGCGACCGCCAGGTCTCGGACGAGGTGATGCACAAGATGGCGGAGAGGCTTCGACCGCCGGCGTTCAAGGAAGGCTTCGACAAGATCACGGTTGTGCGCGTGAAGGGAGCACAGGCGAATGGTTCCGGCGAGCAGGCGAGTGCGGACAGCGCACAGGAGCCGGTCGAGGAGTCATAG
- a CDS encoding ATP-binding cassette domain-containing protein, with the protein MATHGVEFADVSFTVGGRPVLRGVSLRVEQGTTTALLGRSGSGKTTLLRTVNALVRPTSGRVLVDERDVAEEDVIALRRRIGYVIQETGLFPHMTIGRNVRLPLDVNGGMAGHGDETEAAVKGRLESVGLSYAEYRDRYPWQLSGGQRQRAGVARALVNNPSVLLMDEPFGALDPLTRAEMQTMLRELLRKTCVTTLIVTHDLDEAIYLADRVVLIEDGRVVANLASSEVLESREPSIRAYVAAARRAQEVPAE; encoded by the coding sequence ATGGCCACTCACGGGGTGGAGTTCGCGGATGTGAGCTTCACGGTGGGTGGCCGTCCTGTTTTGCGGGGCGTTTCGCTGCGGGTGGAGCAGGGAACGACAACAGCGCTGCTGGGCCGCAGCGGCTCTGGAAAGACGACGCTGCTGCGAACGGTGAATGCGCTGGTGCGGCCGACGAGCGGGCGCGTGCTCGTTGATGAGCGGGATGTGGCGGAGGAGGACGTGATCGCGCTGCGGCGGCGGATTGGATACGTGATCCAGGAGACTGGATTGTTTCCGCACATGACGATCGGCAGGAATGTGAGGCTTCCGCTCGACGTGAACGGTGGCATGGCCGGCCACGGTGACGAAACGGAAGCGGCCGTCAAAGGGCGATTGGAGAGTGTTGGCCTCTCCTATGCGGAGTATCGCGATCGCTATCCATGGCAGTTGAGTGGAGGACAGCGGCAAAGGGCAGGCGTGGCGCGAGCGCTGGTTAACAACCCCTCTGTGTTGCTGATGGATGAGCCGTTCGGAGCGCTCGATCCGCTCACGCGCGCGGAGATGCAGACGATGCTGCGCGAGCTCCTGCGAAAGACGTGTGTGACGACGCTGATCGTGACGCACGATCTTGATGAAGCAATCTATCTGGCGGATCGTGTGGTTCTGATCGAGGACGGACGTGTCGTCGCAAATCTTGCGTCGTCGGAGGTGCTCGAGTCGCGCGAGCCGTCGATACGCGCGTACGTTGCGGCTGCTCGGCGCGCGCAGGAGGTGCCGGCAGAATGA
- a CDS encoding ABC transporter permease, producing the protein MTNFFDRYGSQIGPLTFEHVWLTGSAMLFAVAIAVPLGILLTRRERLARPVLAFANIVQTIPSLALFGLLLPVPFLGDRAARLAIVALVGYALLPILRNTYAGIRGIDPALVDVANALGMTQWQRLIRVELPLSASFILAGIRTATVTCVGVATIAAAIGAGGLGELIFRGVASVDNGLVLAGAVPAALLALCADGLLGLAEKRMVVRR; encoded by the coding sequence ATGACCAACTTTTTCGATCGCTACGGATCGCAGATCGGCCCGCTGACCTTTGAGCATGTGTGGCTGACGGGCAGCGCGATGTTGTTTGCTGTGGCCATCGCTGTGCCGCTGGGCATTCTGCTCACGCGACGGGAGAGGCTGGCACGACCGGTGCTCGCGTTCGCGAACATTGTGCAGACGATTCCAAGCCTGGCATTGTTTGGACTGCTTCTGCCGGTACCGTTTCTTGGCGACCGCGCGGCGAGGCTCGCCATTGTTGCATTGGTGGGCTACGCGTTGTTGCCGATCCTGCGCAACACGTATGCGGGGATTCGCGGGATTGATCCGGCGCTCGTGGATGTAGCGAACGCTCTTGGGATGACGCAGTGGCAGAGACTCATTCGCGTAGAACTGCCCCTTTCGGCGAGCTTCATCCTGGCGGGGATCCGCACGGCGACAGTAACGTGCGTGGGAGTGGCGACGATCGCGGCTGCGATTGGCGCGGGTGGACTGGGGGAGTTGATCTTCCGCGGCGTGGCCAGCGTGGATAACGGCCTGGTGCTGGCGGGCGCGGTGCCCGCGGCGCTGCTGGCGCTGTGCGCGGATGGATTGCTTGGGCTGGCGGAGAAGCGGATGGTGGTGCGGCGGTGA
- a CDS encoding glycine betaine ABC transporter substrate-binding protein — translation MALLCGSCAPPRSSHIVIGAKNFTEQVVLGELLAQEIEASGGGKVERRFWLAGSYLCQQALISDRIDAYVEYTGTALTAILKQPLPKPGTCDEACVHARVAELYEQRYGVRVGPGLGFEDTFAMVMRADDAQRLGLRTISDVAKVNPPMRLGVGYEFAERPDGLRGLSAAYGLHFTGPPRTMELGLLYRALAAKQVDIVAGNSTDGAIKSHGFVALADDRHYFPPYEAVPLVREDSLKRWPQIGVAMEKLAGKVSDEDMRAMNLAVESEHRDVAEVVREFRERKGL, via the coding sequence ATGGCGCTGCTGTGTGGTTCGTGTGCGCCTCCGCGGTCCTCGCACATTGTGATTGGGGCGAAGAATTTTACGGAGCAGGTCGTGCTCGGCGAGCTGCTGGCGCAGGAGATTGAGGCGAGCGGCGGTGGCAAGGTCGAGCGCAGGTTCTGGCTTGCTGGGAGTTATTTGTGCCAGCAGGCGCTGATCTCGGATCGAATTGATGCGTACGTGGAGTACACGGGGACGGCGCTGACGGCGATTCTGAAGCAGCCACTGCCGAAGCCCGGCACGTGCGATGAGGCGTGTGTGCATGCGCGGGTCGCGGAATTGTATGAGCAGCGATATGGTGTTCGCGTCGGACCAGGGCTCGGGTTCGAGGATACGTTTGCGATGGTGATGCGTGCCGATGATGCGCAACGGCTCGGTTTGCGGACGATCTCGGATGTGGCGAAGGTGAATCCGCCGATGCGATTGGGCGTAGGGTATGAGTTCGCCGAGCGGCCGGATGGGTTGCGTGGGTTGAGCGCGGCGTATGGGTTGCATTTCACGGGACCGCCGCGAACGATGGAGCTCGGGCTGCTATATCGGGCGCTCGCGGCGAAGCAGGTGGATATTGTCGCGGGGAACTCGACCGATGGGGCGATCAAGTCTCATGGATTCGTCGCGCTTGCGGACGACAGGCACTACTTCCCGCCGTACGAGGCGGTGCCGCTGGTCCGCGAGGATTCGCTGAAGCGATGGCCGCAGATTGGAGTCGCGATGGAGAAGCTTGCAGGCAAGGTGAGTGATGAGGATATGCGTGCGATGAATCTTGCGGTTGAGTCGGAGCATCGGGATGTGGCGGAGGTCGTGCGCGAGTTTCGGGAGCGGAAGGGGCTATGA
- a CDS encoding DinB family protein, with protein sequence MNERSESRDQKTANAIEPWMRGTHGDVDVVRRGVIHALELAEEDIAKWCGGLSDEAMLARPGGIAPVAFHLRHIARSLDRLLTYAEGRMLDEVQLAALKSEMEQGTAAEVLREFREGIASAKERVRAFQPESYDEFRGIGRKQLPTTVGGLLIHCAEHTARHVGQAVTTSKLVSGPA encoded by the coding sequence ATGAACGAGAGATCAGAGAGCAGAGATCAGAAAACAGCGAATGCAATCGAACCATGGATGCGCGGCACGCACGGCGATGTTGATGTTGTGCGGCGCGGTGTGATCCATGCGCTTGAACTGGCTGAGGAAGATATCGCAAAGTGGTGTGGCGGATTGAGCGATGAGGCGATGCTTGCGCGGCCGGGTGGCATCGCGCCGGTCGCGTTTCATCTGCGTCACATCGCGCGATCGCTCGACCGATTGCTGACGTATGCGGAAGGACGGATGCTCGACGAGGTGCAGCTTGCGGCGCTGAAGAGCGAGATGGAACAGGGCACGGCTGCGGAGGTATTGCGCGAGTTTCGCGAGGGTATTGCATCGGCGAAGGAACGGGTACGCGCGTTCCAGCCGGAGTCGTATGACGAATTTCGCGGCATCGGACGCAAGCAGTTGCCGACGACCGTCGGCGGCCTGTTGATTCACTGTGCCGAGCACACGGCTCGGCATGTGGGTCAGGCAGTGACAACATCGAAGCTGGTCAGCGGGCCCGCATAG
- a CDS encoding GH92 family glycosyl hydrolase, producing MTTLKHAGPFVLGLLTFISVAANGLTAQTPSAKGPTASVDPFIGTGRGPGGPVNLFPGATTPFGMVQLSPDTEDRGFGYHYDQDTIRGFSMTHMSGVGCANEGDMFFMPTTGPIVTQIDDMQSPYSHKLEAAAPGYYQVQLLQWDINAELSATDRTGIARFTFPAGKVANLLVPISHTLDNVTGAQITVTGDRQIEGFVEDSVFCGGHQTYKVYFVMTFDRPFSSFGTWSGAKYGGPGTIASGSRSASQSTHDGSTGAYATWAPQAQPQTITARIAISYVDPEGAQNNLKAESTGKDFSEIRDAALSAWNRELSVIDVSGGSATHRKIFYTALYHSLMMPSIFNDADGRYLGFDDKVHQVAPGHLLYANYSGWDIYRSEIPLLAMIEPHRMEDMAQSIVLTYQQGGWIDRWPQVNRYTNVMAGSPLTVALANAWLDGLHGFDIKSAWEGMYKDATQAPPPHQPYAGEEGIDWINKLHYVPDDKVHYGSVSQLQEDTIAYASLYRLAVDLGKTDDAKTLYDRALYYRNLFDPTDRYFRPRNADGQWVPDFNPALNWHGFIEGTGWHYQWLAPSDMAWLVNAVGRDQFNQRLTEFFDYKIPAWYAQYYNPYNETDLQAPFEFNFSGEPWESQRVVRRVLDENYTDKPDGVPGNDDCGEMSSWAVLSMMGIYSVDPASLAYELVGPVFPKVVVHLQQPYSGKSFTIEAEGNPEADPYIQRVQLNGKSRSQNWISFQSIAAGGTLRVTAGAKPNHSWGSAPSDAPPSLSDTRP from the coding sequence ATGACCACGTTGAAGCACGCTGGCCCCTTCGTTCTTGGACTTCTTACTTTCATCTCTGTTGCAGCCAATGGCTTGACCGCGCAGACCCCTTCGGCAAAAGGACCGACCGCGAGCGTAGACCCATTCATCGGTACCGGGCGTGGCCCGGGCGGACCCGTAAATCTCTTCCCCGGGGCCACGACGCCGTTCGGCATGGTGCAGCTCAGTCCGGACACTGAGGACCGAGGCTTCGGCTATCACTACGATCAGGATACGATTCGCGGCTTCAGCATGACGCACATGAGCGGCGTCGGCTGTGCGAATGAAGGCGATATGTTCTTCATGCCCACCACTGGCCCCATCGTCACGCAGATCGACGACATGCAATCACCCTACTCCCACAAACTGGAAGCAGCCGCGCCCGGTTATTACCAAGTGCAACTGTTGCAGTGGGACATAAACGCGGAGCTAAGCGCCACCGACCGCACCGGCATCGCGCGTTTCACATTTCCCGCCGGCAAGGTTGCCAACCTGCTCGTTCCCATCAGCCACACGCTCGACAACGTCACCGGCGCGCAAATCACCGTAACCGGCGATCGTCAGATCGAGGGATTCGTCGAAGACAGCGTCTTTTGCGGCGGACATCAGACATACAAAGTCTATTTTGTGATGACCTTCGATCGTCCGTTCTCCTCCTTCGGCACATGGAGCGGCGCGAAATACGGCGGTCCCGGGACAATCGCGTCAGGAAGCCGTTCAGCAAGTCAATCCACGCACGACGGATCGACCGGCGCATACGCCACCTGGGCTCCGCAGGCCCAGCCGCAGACGATCACGGCGAGGATTGCAATCTCTTACGTCGACCCCGAAGGTGCACAGAACAACCTCAAGGCGGAGTCCACCGGAAAAGATTTCTCCGAGATCCGCGACGCTGCTCTTTCCGCGTGGAATCGCGAGCTTAGTGTCATCGATGTCTCCGGCGGCAGTGCAACTCACCGCAAGATCTTCTACACGGCGCTGTATCACTCGCTGATGATGCCCAGCATCTTCAACGATGCGGATGGACGCTATCTCGGATTCGACGACAAGGTCCACCAGGTTGCTCCCGGCCATCTTCTCTATGCCAACTATTCCGGCTGGGATATCTATCGCAGCGAGATCCCACTACTCGCCATGATTGAACCCCATCGAATGGAAGACATGGCGCAATCCATCGTGCTGACGTACCAACAAGGTGGATGGATCGACCGCTGGCCACAAGTGAACCGCTACACAAACGTGATGGCCGGCAGCCCGCTCACCGTCGCTCTCGCCAACGCATGGCTCGACGGACTTCACGGATTCGACATCAAGTCCGCGTGGGAAGGAATGTACAAGGACGCGACTCAGGCTCCGCCGCCCCACCAGCCCTATGCAGGCGAAGAAGGAATCGACTGGATCAACAAGCTCCATTACGTGCCTGACGACAAGGTCCATTACGGCTCGGTTTCGCAGCTCCAGGAAGACACCATCGCCTACGCCTCTCTCTATCGGCTCGCAGTGGACCTCGGGAAAACGGACGACGCCAAAACCCTCTACGACCGCGCGCTCTATTACCGCAACCTCTTCGATCCCACAGACCGGTACTTCCGGCCGCGCAATGCCGACGGCCAATGGGTTCCCGATTTCAATCCAGCGCTGAACTGGCACGGCTTTATTGAGGGCACTGGCTGGCACTATCAGTGGCTCGCGCCCTCCGACATGGCATGGCTCGTGAATGCTGTCGGACGTGATCAGTTCAACCAGCGCCTCACCGAATTTTTCGATTACAAGATTCCCGCCTGGTACGCCCAGTACTACAACCCCTACAACGAAACCGATCTTCAGGCGCCGTTTGAATTCAACTTCTCCGGCGAACCGTGGGAGTCGCAGCGAGTAGTCCGCCGCGTCCTCGACGAGAACTACACCGACAAGCCCGATGGCGTACCCGGCAACGATGACTGTGGGGAGATGTCCTCCTGGGCCGTGCTGAGCATGATGGGAATCTACAGCGTCGATCCCGCCAGCCTTGCGTATGAGCTCGTCGGTCCCGTCTTCCCGAAGGTTGTGGTCCACCTCCAGCAACCCTACTCCGGCAAGTCATTCACCATTGAAGCGGAAGGTAATCCAGAAGCGGATCCGTATATTCAACGCGTGCAACTCAACGGCAAGTCGCGCAGCCAGAATTGGATTTCATTTCAGTCCATCGCTGCCGGCGGCACGTTACGCGTAACAGCAGGCGCGAAACCCAATCACAGCTGGGGCTCCGCGCCATCCGATGCTCCACCGTCGTTGAGCGATACCCGGCCGTGA
- a CDS encoding SDR family NAD(P)-dependent oxidoreductase, translating into MKIDFAGKTALVAGGTGGLGRAVSLAFLEEGAKVVVPYRSDAEFAELKRAASGREAQIVGRTTDVLDEAAIAKLVEDTGTIDVLVSTVGAYVWGDEVWKLAPADLDRMLNLNLRAGYLLTRAVVPGMLKRGRGAVVNVSAKAALDHAARASAYAASKAAELAMMDCLAAETRGKGVRVNSVLPSIIDTDANRKAMPDANFDAWPKPEDIAKVILFLASDAAKVVHGAAVTVYGDS; encoded by the coding sequence ATGAAAATTGATTTTGCAGGAAAGACTGCGCTGGTCGCCGGCGGCACAGGCGGTCTGGGGCGTGCAGTGTCGCTGGCGTTTCTTGAAGAAGGAGCGAAGGTAGTCGTTCCGTATCGAAGCGACGCGGAGTTTGCGGAGCTGAAGCGCGCAGCTTCAGGGCGAGAGGCGCAGATCGTCGGACGGACAACGGATGTGCTGGACGAGGCTGCTATCGCGAAGCTCGTTGAAGACACAGGGACGATCGACGTCCTGGTGAGCACGGTGGGCGCCTATGTCTGGGGAGACGAGGTGTGGAAGCTTGCCCCGGCGGACCTTGACCGCATGCTCAACCTGAATCTTCGTGCCGGATATCTACTGACGCGTGCGGTGGTGCCGGGGATGTTGAAGCGTGGACGCGGTGCGGTGGTGAATGTTTCAGCGAAGGCGGCGTTGGACCACGCCGCGCGTGCTTCAGCCTATGCGGCTTCGAAGGCGGCGGAGCTGGCGATGATGGATTGTCTTGCCGCCGAAACGCGCGGCAAGGGCGTGCGCGTGAACTCGGTGCTGCCGAGCATCATCGACACGGACGCGAATCGCAAAGCGATGCCGGATGCGAATTTCGACGCGTGGCCGAAACCTGAGGACATCGCGAAGGTGATTCTGTTTCTGGCGAGCGATGCGGCGAAGGTGGTGCATGGCGCAGCGGTGACGGTCTACGGAGACAGCTAG
- a CDS encoding serine hydrolase domain-containing protein has translation MRCYRWPSLLLALSLGSAALAQARSQSVPSPRELRSRLDAAAPALLHQHDVPSVAVAYIHNGALAWTAVYGNQSPGVPATADTLYEVASLTKPITAETILRLASQHKLSLDEPISPFWIDPDIKDNPWTSLLTPRICLAHETGFRNWRSMTGSVLTFKFRPGTAMSYSGEGYNYVAHFAEKKTGVSFDLLAKTYVFDPIGMHDTSYTPQPNSAARLAIAHTAAGDVPEPANSHWNAADLVHTTIGDYARFVVSVMHDQGVTPQIAAQRRTIHRDLVTPESRAKICSALPAGQPCSISVGMALGWQVMKLNDNTILEHTGSDTGFHSLAFLNPASGVGVVVLTNGDNGDKVADEIGAMLYPDPLFDATLRF, from the coding sequence ATGCGCTGCTATCGCTGGCCTTCACTGCTGCTCGCACTGTCGCTTGGCTCTGCTGCGCTGGCGCAAGCTCGCAGCCAATCTGTTCCGTCACCCAGGGAGCTCCGCTCACGCCTGGATGCAGCCGCACCCGCGTTGCTTCATCAGCATGACGTTCCCAGCGTTGCCGTTGCCTACATTCATAACGGCGCGCTCGCGTGGACCGCGGTCTACGGCAACCAGTCTCCCGGCGTCCCGGCGACTGCCGACACCCTCTACGAAGTGGCTTCGCTGACCAAGCCGATAACCGCCGAAACTATCCTTCGACTTGCCTCCCAACACAAGCTTTCGCTGGACGAACCAATCTCTCCCTTCTGGATCGACCCCGATATCAAAGACAATCCCTGGACGAGCCTACTCACACCACGCATCTGCCTCGCACACGAGACAGGCTTTCGCAATTGGCGGAGCATGACGGGGAGCGTGCTTACCTTCAAGTTCCGGCCTGGCACCGCAATGAGCTACTCCGGCGAAGGTTACAACTACGTTGCCCACTTCGCGGAAAAGAAGACCGGCGTTTCCTTCGATCTCCTTGCAAAGACCTATGTCTTCGATCCCATCGGCATGCACGATACCTCCTACACGCCGCAACCCAATTCCGCTGCGCGTCTCGCTATCGCCCACACCGCCGCCGGCGATGTGCCCGAGCCCGCCAACTCGCACTGGAACGCTGCCGATCTCGTGCACACAACCATCGGCGATTACGCGCGCTTTGTGGTCAGTGTGATGCACGATCAAGGCGTCACTCCCCAGATTGCCGCCCAGCGCCGCACCATTCATCGCGATCTGGTAACTCCGGAATCACGCGCCAAGATCTGCTCCGCTCTACCCGCGGGTCAGCCGTGCAGCATCTCTGTGGGTATGGCGCTCGGCTGGCAGGTCATGAAGCTCAACGACAACACAATCCTCGAGCACACCGGTTCCGACACAGGTTTTCATTCACTCGCCTTCTTGAATCCAGCCAGCGGCGTGGGCGTCGTCGTTCTTACGAACGGTGACAACGGAGACAAAGTCGCCGACGAAATCGGGGCCATGCTCTACCCCGATCCGCTCTTCGATGCCACACTGCGCTTCTAG
- the ribA gene encoding GTP cyclohydrolase II: protein MPLVSVSKVADADFPTRWGHFRILGFEGLTQPGESNRQPVESAVALVMGDIHARPPVIRIHSQCTTGDVFHSLRCDCHDQLHLALARIAEEGAGILLYEQQEGRGIGLMAKLRAYELQDQGLDTIEANLELGFQADCRNFELPAAILKHLGVNEVRLLTNNPEKVAALEASGVKVVERLSAEIPVEPTFERYLETKRDKMGHLVG from the coding sequence ATGCCGCTCGTTAGTGTCTCAAAGGTTGCCGATGCCGACTTCCCCACGCGCTGGGGACACTTCCGTATCCTCGGCTTCGAAGGGCTGACGCAGCCGGGCGAGTCTAACCGACAGCCTGTGGAGAGCGCTGTCGCCCTCGTTATGGGCGACATCCACGCACGGCCGCCCGTCATTCGCATCCACTCGCAGTGCACCACCGGCGACGTGTTCCATTCCCTGCGCTGCGATTGCCATGATCAGCTACACCTTGCGCTCGCGCGCATCGCGGAAGAGGGCGCGGGCATTCTGCTCTATGAACAGCAGGAGGGCCGCGGAATTGGCTTGATGGCCAAGCTCCGCGCGTACGAGTTGCAGGACCAGGGCCTCGACACAATCGAAGCCAACCTCGAGCTCGGCTTCCAGGCCGACTGCCGTAACTTTGAGCTGCCCGCAGCGATTCTCAAGCACCTCGGCGTGAACGAGGTTCGCCTGCTGACGAATAATCCTGAGAAGGTCGCGGCACTCGAAGCCTCCGGCGTCAAAGTCGTCGAGCGCCTCTCCGCGGAAATTCCCGTCGAGCCAACCTTCGAGCGCTATCTCGAAACAAAGCGCGACAAGATGGGGCACCTGGTCGGTTGA
- a CDS encoding TIGR03435 family protein — MPAWQQAAGGKMEFEVVSVRLGKPDDRSGTRGFPLSADDSFQPTGGLFRAEFRLQAYITFAYKLWMTREQEDAMLAPLPSWARNDKFVIEARAAATATKDQYRLMMQSVLAERFGLKLHFEPKESAVLLMTVETPGKLGPRLRPHSEGPACDAAPAKDIFPAECSSYEAEGRDGMFLVGSRDTTMPLLADLLGMTGGMMDEIGRPVIDDTGLKGSFDFTLQIAPPARNPGKDSAAAETQGPTFLQAVREQLGLRLKPGKAILSLPVIDHVERPSEN, encoded by the coding sequence ATGCCGGCGTGGCAACAAGCCGCCGGCGGGAAGATGGAGTTCGAGGTGGTTTCCGTGCGGCTCGGCAAGCCGGACGACAGATCCGGTACACGAGGTTTCCCACTGAGTGCAGACGACTCCTTTCAGCCGACGGGCGGATTATTTAGGGCGGAGTTTCGGTTGCAGGCCTACATTACATTCGCTTACAAGCTGTGGATGACGCGAGAGCAGGAGGATGCGATGCTTGCGCCGCTCCCTAGCTGGGCACGAAACGACAAATTTGTTATCGAAGCGCGTGCTGCGGCGACCGCCACGAAGGATCAGTACAGGCTGATGATGCAATCGGTGCTTGCGGAGCGCTTCGGGCTTAAGCTGCACTTTGAGCCCAAAGAATCTGCGGTTTTGTTGATGACCGTGGAGACGCCGGGGAAGCTCGGTCCGAGGTTGCGGCCACACTCCGAAGGACCGGCGTGCGATGCGGCTCCGGCGAAGGACATTTTCCCAGCCGAATGCTCTTCCTATGAAGCGGAAGGGCGTGACGGGATGTTTCTCGTAGGTTCGCGCGACACGACGATGCCGCTGTTGGCAGACCTTCTGGGGATGACCGGTGGGATGATGGACGAGATTGGAAGGCCGGTGATCGACGATACGGGATTAAAGGGGAGCTTCGATTTCACCCTTCAGATCGCGCCTCCGGCAAGGAACCCAGGAAAAGACTCCGCAGCAGCAGAAACGCAAGGGCCAACATTTCTGCAAGCGGTGCGGGAACAGTTGGGTCTGCGATTGAAGCCAGGAAAGGCCATCCTGTCGCTGCCGGTGATCGATCACGTTGAGCGGCCGTCCGAGAACTAG
- a CDS encoding histidine kinase has translation MHASDNLILITLLVELGVAAAVASSLARSTRFKRLLLRGAERTRAETMALVAWICFPLMLGVWVRVRVPNFLAADLSFEATTLLALVFGPAAAFVGATLLALPAVLHHEYFALGVNLFVAAIFSTFREFVDEEDVWSFSPLIDLSIYRWIRSTVRFPHLDRQIFLLVLIMAVQLVTSLISRFYGTRYFELYSYRWTIELAICACAPVVVGIPLKIWNAVRIESKLEEQSRLLLEARLDALQRQINPHFLFNTLNSIASLVRSRPELARELIVKLGNILRALLRDRDAFVPLGEELAFTDDYIDIEVVRFGEKLRVEKEIAEETLEFVVPSMLLQPLIENSIKHGLEPRINGGTVRVRSRLEGDRLVIEVEDDGVGVEPGRDVTEPVSGLVREGFGIGLRNVRERLQVLYGDDASVEMVSRPGRGTRVRLSVPVNSPQRTSSPGTPAPSERDESRRARAAVAGR, from the coding sequence GTGCACGCAAGCGACAACCTGATCCTGATCACGCTGCTGGTGGAGCTGGGCGTGGCGGCCGCGGTGGCCAGTTCTCTGGCAAGATCCACGCGGTTCAAGCGGCTGCTGCTGCGCGGCGCGGAGCGTACACGCGCCGAGACGATGGCCCTGGTTGCATGGATCTGCTTCCCGCTAATGCTGGGCGTGTGGGTGCGTGTGCGTGTGCCGAACTTTCTGGCTGCGGACCTTTCGTTTGAGGCGACAACGCTGCTGGCTCTGGTATTCGGCCCCGCTGCTGCGTTCGTGGGCGCCACTTTGCTGGCGCTTCCCGCCGTGCTGCATCACGAGTACTTTGCGCTCGGTGTGAACCTGTTTGTGGCGGCCATTTTCAGCACGTTTCGCGAGTTTGTGGACGAAGAGGATGTGTGGTCGTTCTCGCCACTCATCGACCTGAGTATCTACCGGTGGATTCGAAGCACGGTGCGGTTTCCGCACCTTGACCGGCAGATCTTTCTGCTGGTGCTGATCATGGCCGTGCAGCTCGTGACGAGCCTCATCTCGAGGTTCTATGGGACGCGATACTTCGAGCTCTACTCATACCGCTGGACGATCGAACTTGCAATTTGCGCGTGCGCGCCGGTGGTCGTCGGGATCCCGCTGAAGATCTGGAATGCGGTGCGCATCGAGAGCAAGCTGGAGGAGCAGAGCCGCCTGCTGCTTGAGGCGCGGCTCGACGCATTGCAGCGGCAGATTAATCCGCACTTCCTATTCAACACGCTGAACTCCATCGCATCGCTTGTGCGCTCGCGGCCGGAGCTTGCGCGAGAGCTGATTGTGAAGCTCGGCAACATTCTGCGAGCGCTGCTGCGTGACCGCGACGCGTTCGTTCCGCTCGGGGAAGAGCTGGCGTTCACCGACGACTACATCGACATCGAGGTCGTGCGGTTCGGCGAGAAACTGCGCGTCGAAAAAGAGATTGCCGAAGAGACGCTGGAGTTTGTCGTTCCCAGCATGCTGCTGCAGCCGCTGATAGAAAACAGTATCAAGCACGGTCTGGAGCCGCGCATCAATGGCGGCACGGTTAGAGTGCGGTCGCGCCTGGAGGGCGACCGGCTGGTGATTGAGGTCGAGGATGATGGTGTCGGCGTAGAGCCGGGACGCGACGTAACCGAGCCTGTAAGCGGCCTGGTGCGCGAAGGGTTCGGCATCGGGCTGCGCAACGTTCGCGAGCGCTTGCAGGTGCTCTACGGCGACGACGCCAGCGTAGAGATGGTGAGCCGGCCCGGGCGCGGAACGCGCGTGCGGCTGAGCGTGCCGGTGAACTCACCCCAGCGAACAAGTTCGCCGGGGACCCCGGCGCCGAGCGAGCGCGACGAGAGCCGCCGTGCGCGGGCTGCGGTCGCTGGCCGTTAA